In Aedes albopictus strain Foshan chromosome 3, AalbF5, whole genome shotgun sequence, the genomic window aaattcaaaaaaaaaaaaaaaataaacaaaagaaATTAAAAGAAGTGGAGCCTTTTACTTTGAACAGCTCGTTCTCAGGCGCCTGTAAaacgattttcatttttttagagaTCTTTGGCCAAACTTTTctacttttattttatacaacAACCATGTTTCAGGTAAACTTCGATTAAGTAGATATTTCAACTttcaaaatgtctataaaatcgaatttttcataaaatctaagcaatttattttattttcatttaaattgtatactaaaatgtaccaaaacataaaaATAGCATGAACACTGAGTTTTCGACGAAacgctcggagtttttggcatatattggTCATTCTCGTTGAATAACGAATAAATCACTATCTCGCTAATGTGTAGAATTAGCTAaatgagcggttccatatcatttcagcaacgagtaattttcatatatctttatttggatgaaatcttgcatacaagtctttgggggagaaaaacgccgttttgcatacttggttcgccatttttaatctagccttacttatgagaagggcctatgaaaaatgcacatgatatcttcaaaaaattgtatctcgaaaacggtttgtccgatcggtttggtgtcttcggcgaagttttagacaattgttggtgctatatggagaaaatatgcacggtaccaaaatatgtttggtttttgtgatttgaactaaaatatagattttccctcaaaagtgacatgtcaatattttttttattatccttatgttatagctgactgaaaatgctacctagtgcacagtgggttgttctggagaaaaataggttacaatgaaaaaaaaaaatgttttaaaaaattacggttttcaaaaaaagctattaagtaaagtcaaaaaagtttgtcgccctaattttatgaaagtacatcaaatttgcaagaaaaaagtacttcggtaacatttttctaagatgcaccgtttagaagatattactaatttaatattgatttttttgataacttaataagttttagcccttttcggatgtactccgtgtttctccagtttcaaaagtattttttcggaaagattggaaaattttgagttaaaatgacactgacagcttaaagatttgagtgaaattcactaccttaaaagtattttgaaacaagttacaaaatcccactatcaagaacaatgatttcttccagtggtttttattgccttctgctgaaaacgtgctaataagtattagatacaggtaattagataccagttagctgtactacgtacagttggtgattgtaaacatggtctttgttggaactagtccaccatggtcacgctggcccaggcttgtaaacattcgacacttttcactgccttcgtttcgttgtcgcggtcgggtgtcagcttgctttatttcattcgaacgcgaccgctacctcttacacacaacacaagcggcagaacaaagatcaataaacaaaaaagtggatcaaatcaacgtagtctgacacgatgacattagtataattccagcttttcgcaagatttcagccaattttgattaaaattggtataatattagtataatattagtcaccttccatcaaactagacggctgccgactgatacctcaatcaacaaccgccgcactctttattcattccaggtatatacaatttacaatcttcttcaataacaatatacctacgccagcaaatctacctcgctccaactctccaaactcgtacctgacgatacctgagcgttcaactctacctatcttccagcagtctttacccagcattctatgatttatacccgtgagctgtataataatgtctgactcggttctgaattcatccagtatctactagggaaaaccaaacagtaaatgcagaaaggttgctagaagcatagtgatttcatagtaatttcagctaataatccagtgtttttgaactagatccagtgttgtttgataacataataattgtaaaggaaagtgtaacacgttttggtgcaaaggtaagttttaaatacacattttaattttatgtgttgtgatattttcgttcaaaactaacaattggaaaatattttctatgttacagattacaaaatgagtaaaatcagatgtattcgtccattcaaagacattcagtgttcgaaagagctgcgatatctcacggatggtatcatccaaaaactgaagtcaattggattttccaaggtatccacactgaacaccaaggattttcgtatttgttcgtcttgccgagctcacctcacccaaaacgaagaacaaagcgtagccggtggctcaaggatgccaactgttcagaccatacctgttgtacctgattcgcaaagctatgaaagtttggtcacgataccatcagcgtcaacgctaagcacaattcaatcaaatgaagacttcacgatgcctgtagacgtcgaaatattcaaccgaggaatagcagctattcgtgtttcgcctatagatttaggtaaggttaaaaatgttcactatcctgaaaaaaagtgcgctgaaatcgtcgaaggtgtacgaagaaatctttttaaattagacgctaaaacagaaaaagcaaacgagtttaatgaagtcatagaaaatatgaaaattaaatttttaaattcagccacaaggcaagaaaaactatcaattttatcattgtttccaaaatcatggtcagtacaaaaaattgtagacgaatttaaaactggtagaaatatggcatcagatgcaagaaaggaaaaaaataatgtattagattcatctcaaggttcaagctctagaaaagctttgagtaatgaaacaaaagaactggttttgaatttttttgaggacgatgatataagccgtgcaatgccaggccaaagagattgtgttagcgtaaagacaggaaataagagattagctgttcagaaaagattgttaatgatgacattaagagaagcttttaatcgctttaatgaagtgtacgtcaatgtaaaaatagggttttcatcatttgcaagcctccggccaaggcaatgtaaactattgactatcacaggaacacataatgtttgcgtttgcactacgcatgaaaatgtcaatttaattctacatagcttaaaaaaatacaatgtcttgaatgatctaaaaacattaacgaatagattactttgcgaaaataagacaactcattgccatctacgaagaagtaaaaactgcccagatacctcagtttaagaagacagtttattgaaacaactggaataaaactttgttgaaaagctttcattcgaacaatgggttaccactgacagatgtgattcagaaactattgtaaagcaaaccgatgactttgttacatttttcagctcaaaattagaaagtttgattccgcatgattttgtaaaaaccgaacaatccaattttttgaaaactacaaaacaaaacttgcaagacggtgaatttttggctatttgtgacttttctgaaaattacagcttcgttttgcaggatgaagttcaatcacaccattggaacgtgcaacaggccacaatccatcctttcgtaatatattatactgaaaataggcaaattaaacattttagcttcataataatttcagaagaactaagacatgattcagtcgctgttaatttgtttattgataaaatgatgaactttttacaaattgatcaaaataaaaacatgaaaaaaaattattttatgtcagatggtgctgcttcacagtataaaaaccgaaaaaacttttctagcctttgtaagtttaagtcaaagtatggtattgacgctgaatggcatttcttcgcaacatcgcacggaaaaggtccatgcgatgctattggaggtacgataaaacgcatggctaccagagcaagtttagccaaagaacgcgaacacccgataaagactgcaagagagttgtttaattgggcaaacaaacgaaaagaagaagaacttacaaagttgtcattttgttattctactacagaagaatacgaaaatatgtctttgcagctaaataatcaatataataatgcaaaaacaattcaaggaactcaaaaattccactcatttcttcctctatcagaaaatacaataaaggcaaagctttattcaaactgccctgacaatgatgccaaaatattcgatattgttaagaaagttgtgtaaacaataatttgataaaaatacaggaataaaaataaactgatgtacaaagtataatgttattttttattgcgcacaaataccacccctgaaaaataagccttattcgctcttttgaatcttgctaattgaggagcttgcgatatgcaaaagttgaatgcacattttcaacacaatacaccaaaaaccactggaagaaatcattgttcctgatagtgggattttgtaacttgtttttcaaaatacttttaaggcagagaatttcactcaaatctttaagctgtcagtgtcattttaactcaaaattttccaatctttccgaaaaaaatacttttgaaactggagaaacacggagtacattcgaaaagggccaaaacttattaagttatcaaaaaaatcaatattaaattagtaatatcttctaaacggtgcatcttagaaaaatgttaccgaagtacttttttcttgcaaatttgatgtactttcataaaattagggcgacaaacttttttgactttacttaatagctttttttgaaaaccgtaattttttaaaacattttttttttcattgtaacctatttttctccagaacaacccactgtgcactaggtagcattttcagtcagctataacataaggataataaaaaaaatattgacatgtcacttttgagggaaaaactatattttagttcaaatcacaaaaaccaaacatatttttttaccgtgcatattttctccatatagcaccaacaattgtctaaaacttcgccgaagacaccaaaccgaacggacaaaccgttttcgagatacaattttttgaagatatcatgtgcatttttcataggccctctcataagtaaggctagattaaaaatggcgaaccaagtatgcaaaacggcgtttttgttccccaaaaacttgtatgcaaggttccatgcaaatcaaaaaatacaaaaaataaaaactggaaaaatttcccacttgttcgtggaatcgctcaaaTGTTAAAATGCactttaataaaaacaaaaaaaaaactatctcgCTGGCTTGTtgcgatcgaaatcttttgtcttcaaACATATGTATGGATGATTTAACCGCCAATATTTTAaacataaatttcccaaaaaaaaaaaaaagtttagaaattcattcatggattccttcgaaaatgttACACTCCTTTacgaattacttctgaaattaatacagggatcccatcaggaatttcttgaaggggTTCCCTTGGAATTTAAGAGATTCGTGGCAAGCGCTTGGTAGTGGTTAATTACTAGATGTGCTGAATTTGCCGAACGATCAGTCTGTACGAGTAGTGCAGGTTTGTACTgttatctgctcggtcgccttgTGTTGAAATTCTacggtgttaaataaaagtaacttaaaccagaattttcaactttattacgacggtatCCGCAAAAAACTTCCCAAATAAAATTATCATGTGACAgactatttcagaaaatcttccatgttcctccagaagtgtcatgaagaattcttttacaaaatctggcatgaattgcagcacaattcctacaagatttttcaCAAACCATTTCGGAGGTTATGAGAAAGtcgcccagggattactccagaaattcctctggatatttattcagaaatttctctagacattcgtttggagaatgttttagagattcctttagaaaatctaccaaaaatgtcttcagacattcttctaataaattgttataaaaaaaaactttgggtaATTTGactaaaaattcggatttttctaaaaaaaaacgtccatggattcattttgaaatattttttagacATTTGTTTTCCTCCTACACTACAAATTTTACAcagaattcttccaaagcatcttgcatgatttacttctgaaattccttcattttttccaaaaaaatatccatgaatttcagaaattcctccaggaaatttttcaaaatttcatttagagattccttcagaaatttcttcagaaagtttcttcgaaaatttgtgCTGGTttaactttggaaattctttcaagcatttcaccagaatttccccagcaacttccaaattttccagaaattccaccagggattcctccagaagcttcacaATGTAtgtcaaaaaatcttcaagggtttctttTAAAAACATGTATGAACCATTCGGGCCCCCATTTTctatggcttttattataaattcgactaataatttctccCAAAATATCCCCAaattttcttccagagatttctttacaaattgctgaaaaaaaaacttctacggatttttcgatatttctttcatggacccttgctggaATCCATcaaaggattcatttaaaaaaaatcagaagttcctgaaaaaatctcccagggattcttaaagaaattctttgagggacgcctttgaaaattcctcattaataaattttaaaaagttatccaggaattcctgaaaaaaaaacaatcagaaaTCTTTTCACAAAATCTTTCCGGGGTTCCTTAAGACTTtgaaatgtcctccagaaatttctccaagaacttctttagaAAGTCTTTCACGGATaccttccgaaaatttctttcaaaaattcttgcatagattgtcccataaattcatttacgaatttcttcattttttttcttgtagGAATCAAAAATTTTTTAAGCGCTCatatagaaaacctttcatgaactactccatggatttttgttttagaaaattattcatgGATACATTAAGAATTCGAAACTCAGAACCCcttaaaaaaatttctcaaaagctgtccaaagaattttctccaaaataaattctacaagagattattaaggaaattcccaagttttcttcacattccttcagatattatttcAAGATACTAATAtttcagaaatatctaaaaggatttcttaaaaaggtCTCAGAGAATCCTCCTagaggtccttcagaaattttttttcagagtctttcagaaattcttattatGATTCTTGCGGAAATCTGGAAGAGGTTATTGCAGAGAATTTGGTCAGAAATTCACAcacagatttcatcaggaattccgccgggtatcctatgaattttctcagaaattcctccaggattactacCAAGCGTacccctagaaatttctctatggaattaattttaaaatgtttaggatttttatttgggatttctccaggatttattttaaTATCTCAAGTTGTTTTGTATGGTGGTGTACCAGGGGTTTCCATATGTTTCTTCcgatattccttcaagattttttttctagaaaatccacCTATTTGTATAATGGGTGCACCCATTggtgttttatttttcaatacaaTGCTCTAGTCTCTGGTTTCCtcggtatgcatcctagagggttgaagTCTTCCACAAACTTCTTTGAATTGGTTGTTACTACACGAAATaggaattatgatactgaatggcatagaggtatattttatcatttttgcatgtagaaATTATAAGAAACTGTAATCGCTATATGATGGATCGTTTTTGTGCTGGTCACTGTATTCACACATTTCACACATTTAACAAAAGTCCCTGAATAATATAACTAATTGAACTCTCATTATTCTACGTCAGTTATAGAGTAGGGGGATTGTATAAAAATAAGACGTAAAAAACACAATCCTTAAGTTTGAATATTGGCCAAATTTAAACTATCACGTGTAATtatgatttatttatttcgtcaaacataACGTAGGCTTCATTTTTACTCATAGCTATATTCTATTGTTTCTCAaagaatcattttttttatatatttgtttGAGATATGGTTATATTAATAGATACGTAGTGCTGCTTCTAGAGATTCATCATTCGATTTAGAGGACCAAATTTCGCATGATATGTTCTATGATTGTTTAGAGCAAATAGATAACGACCTTTCAATAGTCTAACAGGAGTAGAGAAATTGATGCGAGTGGCCATGCACAATTTGGAATTGTGACCACAGATGGCAACTCTGATTGAACTTAGATAACGGAAAACTGAcagtttttattttctttgatgacgtaattcaaattttCCAAAGGTTTGATCAAAACGATGTTAAAGTCCATATAAATTTGATCAACGTGAAAGGACAATAGAGTGCCATCACGTCTATGTTCAAAGTGAATGTTTACATTACCTCAGAAACATGACTCTAATGTATTAACTCGCTGGAAATGCAACAATATACCAAAGTTAAtatttttgctgtttttttttatctgtattaacgagacttttagccctaggctagttcatctcgggacccacgcttaacttcccttccgaaggaagaacttacattttgcgagtttgtcgggagtgggattcgatcccaggtcctcggcgtgatagtcaaatgttctaaccatcacaccaggtccgctccacttttatGCTGTTGTTGAAGAAAGGAGAACTGGTATTTAAGTACACTAATAAGTAATGCTTCTTGGAACTATCATTACCACTGGAGAAATCAACTGGAAAAGTAGCCCAGGATTCACTAAATGAACCTCTGCAGAAGTCATTTATGGAATTTCGTAAAAAATCGTAAAAGAATATttcaaaagaatcccaggaacaaTCTTTGAAAAAACCTTGGGATGAATCCTTAAAGTGGACTGaacaaaatccagaagaaatacctgactgaaacccggaggaatcctggaagaaatactACGAAAATCTCTGGAATACTACGGGACGGAATCCGgaaagaatcccagcagaaattccaaaaagtatCATGAGAGGACTCccgagaggaatcccagatgaaatgcCGAAAGATATCCATGGAAGATTCCCGGAAGGGATCCTTAAAGGAAACTCAGGAGATTTGATGaaagaatcgccggaggaattggtagcagaaaaccagaaaaaatgctggaggaattcctgatagagtcTCAGTAGAAAAACCTTAACGAACCTTAGAAATGATCAATGGAGAAATGCCGGAAAGCATCCCGAAAGAAACCGGAACTACCGGGAAAATCACTGAAGTATTCCCGGGCaaacgagtgtagaattagcatctaagttaaaatacacaaaaataaaaactaaaaaaaaaatcccgggcaAAATGCtgcaagaaatccctgaaagaatctcgggagaaataaaCATCTTTTTTAGACATTTGAGTCTTATGCACATGAACGATTTTATTGAAGACGCCATTTTCATGGCTCATCAGTCTATTTTTCAACCTTGTACTGGATTGGGTTTTTTGTTTTTAATAATCACTCCGGGATataatttcccaagtggaaagtgatctactagtcaaaataagtgagctgtacaaaaatgagcaatTTAGGttaatatttaggggtggcgcaaagggtttaagtgaatttttttctagagcaacccttcaaaaaacatttcaaatttaattttcaaacagaatttttctagactaaatcagtGATTCTAGTACCCAtttggaccaaatttgtgctcaaaattgtgatATCTCCACTGATTttcgaaatatttgaaaaaatttcatattttgatatctgggtaattctcgctgagaccggcccactatttacaccttgtcttcaaaaatgtttaaggtgccgattttctgaaagccctcacctaaaaagtaagaaaaatgcatttggttactcaaattgatggaccccccgttagttagagccacaacaatttttgctgacccctcgattttggtcaaatggtggctcacttaaaccgttataactcgaaagtttctccaacaaccacctcaaaacgaattgttgttgaaaagaggaaagatagagctactatttacaataataaaaagttgggtcggccatattgattttggccgccatcttggatttttataccaaaacattgttttcaccatgagggcaaccactgaatttcaaaatttttgcatcaattgaaagctgggacatttatacataacatatcaaaaaattagagatgtctttttcttctttcaaaaattatctgcagttttgtaaattaagccacgttttctccatacatttccatgcgcaccggcaacgacatgcaacagcatccgagtttacgcctgcatgtaggCGCGTGccacaaaatttggccaaatcggagctTCCCAATTTtctattattgtaaatagtagctctatctttcctcttttcaacaacaattcgttttgaggtggttgttggagaaactttcgagttataacggtttaagtgagccaccatttgaccaaaatcgaggggtctgcaaaaattgttgtggctctaactaacggggggtccatcaatttgagtaaccaaatgcatttttcttactttttaggtgagagctttcagaaaatcggcaccttacacatttttgaagacaaggtgtaaatagtgggccggtctcagcgagaattacccatctaGCCCAGAAAATAACTAAATACGGCatgtttttttcaaatatctcagaaaccagtagagatatcgcaaaaaaaaaaaaacacaaaaactgcAATCTTCCGCTGGGCTGCGATATTATCTAAATCAATTcatctactgaaaaaaaaatctaactagAGATGCTTTGAATTGATGACttataaggtatgcacacagcaaaatctagccatagaatatcaagcagtaataatgcatTCTAACTTATTCCCAAATCAAAaacaattcatcgtaaaaaaaagCATTATACTACTTTATATTAACATTAAGACCAAGTTTATTTGAAGTATTATATCCGTCGTCTCGAGCTTTGCGCTAAagcccttccgtaaagtttttcaCAGTACCTTCGATCGCTAGTCAAGAAGTTTTTGCCATTTTTTTGCCggaatcatttttattttttgattaaAGATccctttcttgacattttttgaaggttccaaaaGGTACGGTTACTCCATATTTATCTTTGAATTGGTGTGATTTTTAGATATATGGGATATTATGTTTTTTTCGGTACAATTgtcacatagttttctgcatacaaatgcaaggattctcctccataAGCAGGACACTTTCTCGGCCATTTTTCACAATATTCCttgtagtgaaaaagatgatttgttgCACATGTATTTTTAAAAGCTCGGTTTTTCAAAACACaatttcatattgttgaccaaactatgtattttatGCTGAACTTCGATAATTTCTTGGTCTTCAATTAACCAGCAACCTTTCCACGTTCTAATGATGTATAGAActgaatacttgaaagctaactaaaGTGTGCTGGGACGTTTGTTTTATCTTACATTGTCAGCTTTTCAGTACTTTTgtgcaaaaaaattcaaaaacttctTGTTCTTTTGACTCTATTTCAAAAACAATGACAATATATCATCCGAagtaaacatttttaaatttcttacacaataagcttttaTTTGCTCCATAGGTTGTGACGATTTGTTGAAAACTgcaaaatttctatccaaaatgcggtggctagattttgctgtgtgcatatcTTATCCGTACACAATTCCTCGGAAAAAATCGACATCAAATTTTATACCCTTCTCaagattaaccctaaaagggataccttcatggcctcaatttcgtcacctcgctgagtgtgttccatcaaagacgagctctgaaaggcacccttttagggttaaaaacaaaacaaaaaaccttGGCCATATGTAAGTTTTGTGGCAATATTTGTCCTACCTAATGCAAATCCTGAAGTAACAATGATTTTGGaatcattgttgatgatgatgatgatgatgatgatgatgatgataatgagttGACTTATATTAAATGATATGGTAAGCCATTTTATTATTTACGAATATTCTCTTGGGGAATTGGCAGAAATAAAGTTGAAAACTAGTT contains:
- the LOC134291271 gene encoding uncharacterized protein LOC134291271 produces the protein MSKIRCIRPFKDIQCSKELRYLTDGIIQKLKSIGFSKVSTLNTKDFRICSSCRAHLTQNEEQSVAGGSRMPTVQTIPVVPDSQSYESLVTIPSASTLSTIQSNEDFTMPVDVEIFNRGIAAIRVSPIDLGKVKNVHYPEKKCAEIVEGVRRNLFKLDAKTEKANEFNEVIENMKIKFLNSATRQEKLSILSLFPKSWSVQKIVDEFKTGRNMASDARKEKNNVLDSSQGSSSRKALSNETKELVLNFFEDDDISRAMPGQRDCVSVKTGNKRLAVQKRLLMMTLREAFNRFNEVYVNVKIGFSSFASLRPRQCKLLTITGTHNVCVCTTHENVNLILHSLKKYNVLNDLKTLTNRLLCENKTTHCHLRRSKNCPDTSV